AATATTAAGGATAATCTATTACCCAAAAGAGAAACTATTATTATGTCAGATCTGTACACCTTGTAGCCAGGGTCGTTTCTTCAACAATCCCCTGAGAAAGTATTAACTGCATGAATATTATCATATATAAACTGAACAGTAGCTCTAATCCAAAACTGAAATGTACCTTACTGATAAAGAATTAAACAGTTTTTCTGTAGATCGACAAAATGCTAAGATGCTTACCAGTGCAGTTAGTGGCTTCTTTGTTGCAGCTAGTTCTACTTCAATGCCAGATCCACAATAACCTGCATGATTCTGCTAACAGAGAGCGAGCGAGAGATCACTATTGGAAGCAGGCAGAACCAGTTTTCCCCCATTGTCAGAAAAGCTACTGTTCTTAGTTCATCTAGTACTGTCATCATTTGGCAATAGCAGTTTGTGCAGGAGATTGAAGTGATATATCTATCTCTTTGATTGAATTGTTTAGCTTAGCCTTCTCATTTGCTGATTCCTTTTTTGAACCCTTATCATTTTCTGATTCTTTCTTACATGCTTCCTCGTTATCAGATTTGTTTTTCGTTTTATCTATTTCCACTTCCTTCTGAGCTTTCTTCTTTTCAAGGTCCAGTTGCTTACTATTCGCTTCTGCTTCCTTCAGAATTTTTGTTTTCTCTGTTTCTACTTCCTTCTGAGCTTTCTTCTTTTCAAGGTCCAGTTGCTTACTATTCTCTTCTGCTTCCTTCAGAGCTTTCTTCTTTTCAAGATCCAGTTGCTTACAGTTCTCTTCATGGGAGCGTGTGAACAATCTCATAAAGTTTAGGAGTGTTGTGACTACTGTCAAAATAGAGAAAAACATTTGTGAATCAAAAATGCTAAGAACAGCAGTCTCCAATCTGTACATAAACCAAAAATATTTCCTAGACAATAGGTGGAAAAGTACACCTTGCTCAAATGGACATCGCGCTGGATCTTCTCCAAAATAAAGCGCTAATGCATCTGCGTTTCGACCCTGCAGATGTTCAAATAATAGGGCTTAggataaaatttgaatttcaaccTGAATAAGCAATTCCAACAACCAAAACTAATGACCATTGGGAGAGGGCGTTGTAAATAAAAAAACTAAGCTTGCAATTCAAAAGGAGCTAGACGTGAGTGAGCCCACAACCACCAATTGCAAACTTGCAACTTTCCTATCAGTTTTGCATCCACAGCTCTTAGTTGGTTGTCAAATAACCCGTAGAGGTACGATGCAAGTGGATACCCAATAGTGTTTGTTGGATCAGCTAATTAATTATGATGATACGACACTCTAGTTCATTTCTCCTCCCAAATTATTTACGTAGAATGCCATTCTAGATCATTTTATCAACATTTTAGGTTGATCCAATAACCCAAAATATATACAACTTGCATCCCTATGTAGAGGCTATTTTATGCATGTTACAGCGCTTGTGCCGTTTCCAGTGTGGCAAGGTATCATAGGCATGGCTTACAGCATCTTTAGGACCATCTAATCAAGCTGTCGCCCTATTTCTCCATGCTTGAAGAGGGTGAATCCACAAAAGGTGCAAGTACGCAGTACACTACATGAATTATTAGATTGGATTACATGGACCTCCAATATCACCATTCCACTCTTGAAGTCATACAAGCACTAAATCATGCAGTCAACTgtcccgggggggggggggggggggggatttgATAGAAACAAATAGCTGCGGGTTGGTTACTGAAGAAAAATAGGTTGTAGGTGCATTTTGGACAATCCTCCAAACTAGAAGGTGGGTTATTTAAGATTTCCTAAAAAAATAGTTATGGTCAAATTTTGAAACATTCGGGGGGAAATGCAACAATAATAATAAAATGACAAAAGATTCGCAAAGATAGAAACAAAATATGGAAATGGAGCAAAAATAGTAAAATAAAGTAATAAAAATGCTTGGTAGAAGCTTCTGGTTACaaattaacaagtttgattctAATCAAATATAGGTAATTAGTACCTTAATTAAGATATAGAATTATGCAATCAATCTTATTTGTGAGCAAAGAAAATAATCAACTTTTTTCAAAAAATTCATACATTGAATTGAaaaaatcaagaaaaatattATATTCAAGATAAATGAAAAGTAGCATATGCCAGTAATATAAGAATAAATGAAGGAACAATGTAAACTAAAAACAGATGATGTCTAAACATGTGATAGGAAAACAATATCAAATTGAGAGAAACCTGACAGTATGGTCATATGATGGCAAAAAATGTTTAAAAAAATAGAAAGATTGCAGACAGTGAGTGAGACAAATTCATCATGTTATCAAGTATATAGTATGTTATAGAATTATAGTAGAATCtataaatattttatttcaaattatttcCTACAATTTAAATGTTTCCTATCTTTCAAATTTGAGTTATTGAACTCTTCGTGATTCAACCTTCATATTTACACGTTTATTCAAACAACTCCCTGCACCAATTAGTAATTTATGTACTTCCAACATTCCTTGTTCACTTCCATTTTATTTGCAAAAGCAGAGTCTACAAATAATACTCAAAGGTCAATATAGGGCACAAACGAAATTTGATCATAGGGAGATAAACATACCACATTAGAGTAAAGTGACGTCAAAGACCTCACTTCAGCTTCCGCGCCAATGAGAAAATCCTTTAGTGTCTGCCAAAAAGGTGATGGGTTTACCACTTGACTGTAACTATGGTGCTGGTAAACTGATAGTACATTCAAGAAATAGCATTTCATGTAAAAGATCTGACTGGTATCTACACATACACATAGTTCTTGAAATCGGCCAGGTGTGTGTGGTTACCTGGTCCTAAGCACTGGTTCTATAAAATATTATTTATTGCTGTGTAATAAAATTAACTAAAAAGATGGTCACGAGTGATGGCATTACCAACAAGAATCAGTTCCTTTATATACAAGTTGAAAACTATGGACAAGCAAATCCTTAGCCTAATTGGTTGGGCAATTTGAAAGAAGCAGTGTTCTGTGGTGTGGGGTTCAATCCCTTTCCATGCTTGGAATAAAATAATACTTTACCATTTTCTTACGTTCATGGGTTTCCAGTCACACCACCAGTCTAGCCTGGTTTACTAAAATGTGCACTTATGTGCATATAGTACTACAGCCATGTTAATTGCAGTTAACTAAAGAATGACTATAAAGATGCAGCAGTTGTAATCACCTTGCGAAAGATCTCTGACACAGGACCATCATTTTCAGATGTAGTAAGCTCTTGCTCAACTTTCTCGAGTCCTTTATTTACAGCCTGCATTTCCTCTGCTAAAGACTTCAACTGTATCTGCATTATATCAGTTCACGAAGACCACAATGAGTATAAATCACTAATGATTAATATTCAAGATGACCAGATGCCCAAAACTACATTTAATTTTGCACCTTTGCTGCCAACTCTAAGCTAGCCAGGTCTTTTGGAAAATCTAGAAGTTCCGGAAGTTTCTCAGAAAGCACCTGCGACAACATGACTCAAATAGATAACTACACAATTCAAGCATATGAACTAGAATATAAATTTCTAAGAAGCAAATGGAACAAAACTTGTAAAGCTAACAACTCTACTTAAACATAAAGTCACACACAAGAGATAAATATAGCAAATAGAAACACGAAGCAGGACATCAACACAGCACATGTCTAGCTAAAAATTACATTTCTAAATTGGTCCAACATATATTGATGTTTCTACAAACAAGGTATGCAGTTCCCATAGTGCATTGAAACACTAGAAATAAGAAATTACCCTTGATTAATAATTTGCAGCAGTGGTAGGACAACAATGCAATTAGGAAATGCTCCATGTAAACAAAATATCTGAAATTTGAGAAGTGGGCACTCTGAAACCAGATTTGTTTATGCTTACCTACTTGTTCGTGCCTTCCAATAAAAAAAATCTAACCACATAACTGTAGGCAAGTCTAGGATTAATTGAGAAAGTTTCTTTGTCAAAATTGCATGTAAAGCAAGAATGGTGAGCTAGCCTTGATGATTACAAGATAATAGACTGTACTTAGAATTACACGATAGGAAAACCCTAAGCTGTCTTTGGATATTTCATAAATATAGATGTTGTGCAACGAAACATGGGTTTGAAAAAGGGAAACGCATATTGAATATGGGGGTACCTTAGATAAATAGTGCATTAAAGTCATCTTGTTGTTACGAGCACGAGTGTCACTTAGTTTGAGCAAGCTATCCAACCTAAACCCAACAGCAGAACCTACAATAAAACAAAGGGGACTGTAGTGCGTTCATGAAGAATAAAGAACAAAAAGCAATTTAAAGATATGGCACAAGGAAAAAATTACGTTATAACAAATTTACTTAAGTAAATACATGTTGTCATCACAACAAATATATGAAGCAATAACTAAACATATTGATCCCTTCAAAAGAAAACTGGCTATATGATGTTGCACAGCCATTTAAGATGGAAATATTAATTACAAATTAGGCTTCACGGCAGGTGGGAAGGGATAGTAATTTGAGTTGCAATGTTCTGAAATCTGAACCATCCAAATTACAGTGGCAGTCCTTAAGTCCAACTAAGCTTCATTGGACATGATAAAGTATAAAGTCATCTCGCAAAGTAAAAGCCTAGACAGTTAGCACCAATATTCTTTTTACATGAGGATGTAATGATGCTTAGCTAATGCCTAGTTATCAGTAACTATTGACATGTGGGCTATGAGCATTAAGATGACGACACTAGCCAATTATCTCCTACCCTCAAGGGGAAAAAATAAACTAGATATCTTGAAAAATCACGAATAGAATTTTACTTTTACATGAGAGTATCATGTATCACATTCCTTCATCCACTTACTGGAATGGTATTGCTACACTACAATTTTGGATGTGATTGAAAGGCAACTCTTTTTTACTTATTATATGTCTCGAATCTAAATGGGAGACAAGATGACGCAATAGATGTCCCTTGTCTCCTAAGAGGAACTGTATTCATGAAACTCCTCAAGAAGTATCAATTTTACAATTTTTCTTACCTCTGGCAGTGCCTTGGTTCAATGCATTACCTAGAGAAAGAATTGTCTGCATAATCCTTTTCAACTTGACTGATCCCCTTATCTAAGGACATCATGACAAACACAAGAAATTAATATCAATATTTCAATAAATTTTTGGTTAATATCAAGTGCCTACCTCTTCTGCAGAACAATTAACAATGTTCAGATTTCGCTTAAGGTCAGAAACCTGAAAGTAGTTAGAAAAAAGATCAAATATCACAAGCACAAAGCAAAATAATATAATTCATGATAGCAAGAATAGGAGTCAATTGCTAAACCTGAGAACGAAATTGAATCTTAAATGAGAAAACTCTCAGCTTAGATTCTACACGTGGTAGTTTCATAAGCTCcatgaagaactgcagcagaaAGGTGTACATCAGAATCGACATATGAACACACTATTCATAAGTTTGTGTCTTGAATCACCATATTATGGATTTCAAGGAACACTGACTTCAATGTGATGCCTTTCCCAGAATACAGGCATGTACATTCAATACCAGATTGTAAAGCAAACTATAGAAAAGAAGTCACCTGTTCGCATTCTCCAAGTACTTGCTTATCTCCTTTGTAACCCTGATAATCATATCCCAAAGATTATTGGTTTTAACATATAATAACAGTTTTAAATTAAAGCTAGACTACAGCCTGAATGACCTGATTACCTTTAGAAGTTCTATTTCATCTTTAGTTGGAGTGAACTTAATAAGGTTGTCCACTTGGTCAGCATCGAGGACAGTATCATCCAAGGCCAGAATTGCACTCTGTGCTCACAACAAAAGACAGGCTGGAGTTACTAACAAACATGTGCAACTAACTGAGTGGCCAAAGGAACACCATTGACATGCACTTTTTAAATCCTTCCAGATTATTTCAATTAGGTGCCGATAATGATTGACACAACACAATAGCCATTCCTACTAGCTTTGTCATGTCAAGTACAAAGTGCGTTTAACTATTATCATACTTACCCACAATCATAGCAAGCTATAAGACGCATTTTTCAGTAGTTACATAGAAAATAAATTAACATAGTAAAAAAATTGTTTCAAAAGATGATAGATATTTATATTATCTTATTGTTTTACCATTAGGTCAGGCAGTGGCATTTTGACTTTGGTAAGCATGATTCCACAATTGTTAGCCCGGCGAAGATCAATCTGCAATAGAACACACATGAGGTGAGAAGAAGCAAGCAGGAACACGCAAGGCATAAAGATTAAATAGCCGCTACAAATTCCAGCAATGACACAGCAACCAACCAAAGTGAAATAGgcaaaagagaaaagaaaaacatGAACAAGACAGCCACGCAACAAACTGTTAATAAGTATCTTATGTAACCAAAAACGTGTATCTAATACAAGCACTTTTAAGAGATGAACCGAACAAATGTTGAATTGGTACTTTTGAGGCCACCATGTTACGAAGTCCCAGTTACAAAGGTAAAACCTAAGGTTCTCTAAATAGATCAACTATAGACAGGTCCTAGAAGTTGCATAAGCTAATATCATGGCTTATTGGAGAAAGCCTAAAGAGTGGACGAGAATGCAAAATTAAAAAAATCGCTTAGCTTCCATATATGATGATAACCCCATGAGACAATATACAAGGATTTACACCAAAACTAGATTTATTATTTATTAGGTTCCATCTCTAGCCTACACCAAATTGCTTGCGACTAAAAGGCCTTTCATTGTTGTCAATTGTTGTGAACACGGCATTGTTTTCCTCAAAAATGATGGCATAATTTTTGCACTTGTTCACCTATTATGCTTGAGAAGAGTTCATGTTGCCGATGCTACAAGGAAAGTAATAACAGAAACATCTTTGTACAAAGTAATACCAGAAGCAGAAGTAATCGGCACAAACTCTAACACACGTAAAGGATAACAGAAACAAGGGAAAAGGAAGGTGTTCTATCATACAAGGAAACAAAAAGAAATAGGTGCTAAGGAGTACTAATGCCCATGTTTAAATAATACATAGCAAGAAGCGGTCTTTAGTAGTTACCATAAAAATTGGATTGGAATGTGCAACACAAAAGAAGATCTGGTTGACATCACACTGGTTGGAGAAAATGGAGTGTAGAGACATGCTAGGACTAGGTAAAACAACTTACAAGATGAATTTTCTCTGATTTAGGCCCAGATGCACGATTGCCTGACTTATCTGAGCGCCTTGAATCTGAATTTGGCAGAATAGCTGAGAAAAGATTTTCCAATTCTAACATGTCAAACATTGGGGCTCTGTGTCACCAAAAACACACATTAGCTTAGAAAATTGCAATTCATATAATCACTAACAAATTCAATCAAGATGCCAGTGAGGTACTTTAAAGTTTCATCTGGCTTTTGTGACTCTGCCCACAAACTACCCtgcattgctcttgttactttCACCCAATGAAGTGGCTTTAAATTGGACCTTCTGGACATAGCCTGACTAGAGTGAAAGCTCTTTGACATTGGACCTGAAGGAGGTGCTGGTCCACGCCCATGAGAACCAAATAGTTTAGCATTACCACCAGGAGGTGCTGGCGGGGGAATGTTGCTAGAAGCTCCACTGTGACCTCCATGGGAGGGTGGTGGTGGAATAGGAGGTGATGGCATTGAGTTGCCTATGGGGTTGGGTGATTGTTTTGATGAATAGCATGGTggtgggggaggagggggacTGGAAGTTGTTCcaggtggtggaggtggaggtggcgctGAAGCTCTAATGGGTAATGATGTTGGGgcaggtggtggaggtggtgcagTGGGCCTAACAGGAGATGAAGTAAAAGAAAATAGAGGTGGAGGTTGAGCTGCAGGTCTAATGGTAGATGAAGAAGTATGcagtggaggtggtggcggtgcaGGAGGTCTGCTAGGAGAACACCTAGGTGAAGGTGGGGGAGGTGGGAATGGAGGTGGCCCAGTCAGATTAAGAGGGGAGGAACTAGAAGCAGGTgctggaggtggtggcggtggcaaTGGTGCATGAGACCTAAAGGGAGAAAACCTAGGCGAGGCTGGACGCGGGAGTGGCAATGGTGATGGTGGTGGTTGCGGTGCAGCTGGCACTAGAGGTCTGAATGAAGTTGGAGGGACAGGCATAGAATCTGAAGGCAGATGGTAAATACTAGAAGA
The Panicum hallii strain FIL2 chromosome 6, PHallii_v3.1, whole genome shotgun sequence genome window above contains:
- the LOC112898142 gene encoding formin-like protein 6; the protein is MALFRKFFYRKPPDGLLEITERVYVFDSCFTTDVFDDEKYRYYITDIVTQLRSHFADASFMVFNFRDGESQSLLANILSSYDMVVMDYPRQYEGCPLLTIEMIHHYLRSGESWLSLGQQNVLIMHCERGGWAVLAFMLAGLLLYRKQFIGEQRTLEMIYRQAPRELVQLLSPLNPMPSQIRYLHYISRRNMSSEWPPHDRALTLDCVILRNIPGFNAEGGCRPIFRIYGQDPLLATSSTPKVLFATPKRSKYVRLYKKADCELIKIDIHCHIQGDVVLECISIDADQEREEMMFRVMFNTAFIRSNILMLNRDEIDMMWDTKDRFPNEFRAEVLFSEMDTTNQFDPMEVSGIGEKEGLPIEAFAKVQEMFSNVDWLDPTGDAAIQLFQRLTSSENIQLRQGFLSPSKKEAESLELCSISPTNQHFDNHRQEQSNVLHPTFYMNKQESIGGRRLTLLEPSTNSEVKTGISVVQENLGSLVHKVDSNTKQSTSLEKAIPSTMKSILVLKDQNAKFDEQHGSDQRSSPTTTMSHQFPVSSSCSALSGNSSPRSLSACPRFHSAPSDLGITALLEDHAEHSESFSSTITSITVSNVSTDSMPVPPTSFRPLVPAAPQPPPSPLPLPRPASPRFSPFRSHAPLPPPPPPAPASSSSPLNLTGPPPFPPPPPSPRCSPSRPPAPPPPPLHTSSSTIRPAAQPPPLFSFTSSPVRPTAPPPPPAPTSLPIRASAPPPPPPPGTTSSPPPPPPPCYSSKQSPNPIGNSMPSPPIPPPPSHGGHSGASSNIPPPAPPGGNAKLFGSHGRGPAPPSGPMSKSFHSSQAMSRRSNLKPLHWVKVTRAMQGSLWAESQKPDETLKAPMFDMLELENLFSAILPNSDSRRSDKSGNRASGPKSEKIHLIDLRRANNCGIMLTKVKMPLPDLMSAILALDDTVLDADQVDNLIKFTPTKDEIELLKGYKGDKQVLGECEQFFMELMKLPRVESKLRVFSFKIQFRSQVSDLKRNLNIVNCSAEEIRGSVKLKRIMQTILSLGNALNQGTARGSAVGFRLDSLLKLSDTRARNNKMTLMHYLSKVLSEKLPELLDFPKDLASLELAAKIQLKSLAEEMQAVNKGLEKVEQELTTSENDGPVSEIFRKTLKDFLIGAEAEVRSLTSLYSNVGRNADALALYFGEDPARCPFEQVVTTLLNFMRLFTRSHEENCKQLDLEKKKALKEAEENSKQLDLEKKKAQKEVETEKTKILKEAEANSKQLDLEKKKAQKEVEIDKTKNKSDNEEACKKESENDKGSKKESANEKAKLNNSIKEIDISLQSPAQTAIAK